In one Neobacillus sp. WH10 genomic region, the following are encoded:
- a CDS encoding 4Fe-4S dicluster domain-containing protein: MARYGMMIDTRKCVGCYACRVSCQMQNELPVEVSFIKFHEIETGVFPNVKNEIIPVQCQHCEDAPCESVCPTKATYTTEDGIVLVDPEKCIGCKYCMVACPYQARTQEHLTGVVEKCRFCVDLVAEGKQPACVSTCISTARIFGDLDDPNSEISKAIIKYNAKPLREDLGKTKIYYVR; the protein is encoded by the coding sequence ATGGCACGATATGGAATGATGATTGATACGAGAAAATGCGTCGGCTGTTATGCCTGCCGTGTTAGCTGTCAGATGCAAAATGAACTTCCAGTGGAGGTCAGTTTCATTAAATTTCATGAAATAGAAACTGGAGTATTTCCAAATGTAAAAAATGAAATCATCCCAGTGCAGTGTCAGCATTGTGAGGATGCTCCTTGTGAAAGTGTATGTCCTACAAAAGCGACCTACACAACCGAAGATGGAATTGTCCTAGTTGATCCAGAAAAATGTATTGGTTGTAAGTACTGTATGGTTGCTTGTCCATATCAAGCGAGAACACAAGAGCATTTGACAGGTGTTGTTGAAAAATGCCGATTCTGTGTTGACCTAGTGGCAGAAGGTAAACAACCAGCATGTGTCAGTACATGTATTAGTACTGCAAGAATATTTGGTGATCTGGATGATCCTAATAGTGAAATATCCAAAGCAATTATTAAATACAACGCGAAGCCATTAAGGGAAGATTTAGGTAAAACGAAAATTTATTACGTGAGGTGA
- a CDS encoding GntR family transcriptional regulator, with amino-acid sequence MNNKLHELTKPKKPLFVIVYDQLYTLIMDGTFPPDSQLPTEPELAKIFSVSRMTLRHALALLQEDGLVKNIHGKGNFITKFHHNESSDGLEKLGNPLYKCYTEKIDDIELNFRIDLVTDYAMQVLDRQMSAVVMLERWYKNRNKVVAYAFTMMPIEAVSSLNLDLNNEKQVLEMLEEKVYELANSSTIEIKRSSSVNTPSLKYQIFYGEECDLILESLYISDKYPVVYNKYYIPTEFSQIKIKTSK; translated from the coding sequence ATGAACAATAAACTTCATGAACTCACTAAACCGAAAAAACCGCTATTCGTCATTGTGTATGACCAATTGTATACATTAATCATGGATGGAACATTTCCTCCCGACAGCCAGCTTCCAACAGAACCCGAATTGGCCAAAATATTTAGTGTGAGCAGAATGACATTGAGACATGCTTTGGCACTTTTACAGGAAGATGGATTGGTTAAGAATATCCACGGAAAAGGAAATTTCATTACAAAATTTCATCATAATGAAAGTAGCGATGGTTTAGAAAAGTTGGGGAATCCCTTATATAAATGCTATACCGAAAAAATAGATGATATCGAACTTAATTTCCGAATTGACCTCGTAACTGACTATGCAATGCAAGTATTAGATCGACAAATGTCTGCAGTTGTTATGTTGGAACGATGGTATAAAAATCGCAATAAGGTAGTAGCTTATGCTTTTACCATGATGCCAATAGAAGCCGTTTCATCATTAAATCTAGACTTAAATAACGAGAAGCAAGTATTGGAAATGTTGGAGGAGAAAGTATATGAACTGGCTAATTCCTCAACGATTGAAATTAAACGTTCTAGCTCCGTCAATACTCCATCATTAAAATACCAAATTTTCTATGGAGAGGAATGTGATTTGATTTTAGAAAGTCTATATATCAGCGATAAATACCCTGTGGTTTATAACAAATACTATATACCAACAGAATTTAGTCAAATCAAAATTAAAACATCTAAATAA
- a CDS encoding molecular chaperone TorD family protein, protein MDTILDQKQSASRIFSILADLYKFPESDIWEDFSCHQLLDELRRYASEWYESNSLVEITDIPTSLKQMQQIYAESLGGPALPVESIYKEWTADRTCKLPFARSKGYLLGDSAFHIRFILEEFEIEIPENYRNMPDHLAILLELLAFFLLHAKAEMIKQFLADHFGWLDEFALRLEELGGTQFYLQVTRFLQQMLKKLTSIYGN, encoded by the coding sequence TTGGACACAATACTAGATCAAAAGCAGTCAGCTTCTAGGATTTTCTCTATACTTGCTGATCTTTACAAGTTTCCGGAATCCGACATCTGGGAAGATTTCTCTTGCCATCAACTTTTAGATGAGCTTAGGAGGTATGCATCTGAATGGTATGAATCAAATAGTTTAGTAGAAATAACAGATATCCCTACTAGTTTAAAACAAATGCAACAAATATACGCGGAAAGCCTTGGTGGACCTGCACTACCTGTCGAGTCGATTTATAAGGAATGGACTGCAGATCGTACGTGCAAACTGCCATTTGCAAGGAGTAAAGGATATTTGCTTGGAGATTCTGCCTTCCATATTCGGTTTATTTTAGAAGAATTTGAAATCGAAATTCCTGAAAATTATAGGAATATGCCCGATCATCTTGCAATACTGCTCGAATTACTAGCATTTTTTCTTTTACATGCAAAGGCAGAAATGATTAAACAGTTCCTGGCCGATCATTTTGGCTGGCTGGACGAATTTGCTCTTAGACTTGAGGAACTGGGTGGAACTCAATTTTATCTTCAAGTAACTCGATTTCTTCAGCAAATGCTAAAAAAGCTTACTTCCATATATGGAAATTGA
- the nrfD gene encoding NrfD/PsrC family molybdoenzyme membrane anchor subunit, which produces MVWGTIIAAYLFLAGLSAGAFLTSSYISRKYPKAVTVRMTGRLISPVLMGIGLLLLIVDAEAGLKNPLRFIYLFTNFNSVMTIGTYFISFFMLAAFYVALMELLKKDVNKWVEYIGIVFAIGTAIYTGFLIGVIATVPLWNTAILPILFVVSALSTGIAGTLLVSGFVNKQVVHQVISVKKIHLSLLAVEVFLIFTMFLITSTSNEAAAESVSSLISGEYSMIFWIALIAVGLLLPIIIESLELINARKMSQTLEGLQVAAAGSHSIAGTLVTETSVLIGGFTLRYLLLAAAVPIAFL; this is translated from the coding sequence ATGGTTTGGGGAACGATCATAGCGGCCTATTTATTTTTGGCGGGTTTAAGTGCAGGTGCATTTTTAACCTCTTCCTATATATCCCGTAAATATCCGAAAGCTGTTACTGTTAGAATGACAGGAAGATTAATTAGTCCAGTATTAATGGGGATAGGCTTGCTTTTATTAATTGTCGATGCGGAAGCAGGTCTTAAGAACCCACTTAGGTTCATATATTTATTTACCAATTTTAATTCAGTTATGACAATCGGAACCTACTTTATTTCTTTCTTTATGCTCGCAGCCTTTTATGTTGCCTTGATGGAGCTGCTAAAAAAAGATGTGAATAAATGGGTCGAGTATATCGGAATTGTATTTGCAATTGGGACAGCTATATACACTGGATTTTTAATCGGAGTGATAGCGACTGTTCCACTATGGAACACGGCCATCCTTCCGATTCTCTTTGTAGTCTCTGCCTTATCGACAGGTATTGCAGGTACATTGCTTGTTTCAGGTTTTGTGAATAAACAGGTCGTACATCAGGTTATCTCGGTGAAAAAAATTCACTTGTCATTGCTGGCAGTTGAAGTGTTTCTCATCTTCACAATGTTTCTAATTACTTCAACATCCAATGAAGCTGCGGCAGAATCTGTTTCATCATTAATATCTGGTGAGTATAGCATGATATTCTGGATTGCTCTTATTGCGGTGGGTCTATTGTTGCCAATCATAATTGAATCATTAGAACTTATAAATGCAAGGAAGATGTCCCAAACACTTGAAGGTCTCCAAGTAGCCGCTGCGGGTTCACATAGTATTGCCGGGACACTCGTAACAGAAACGTCGGTACTAATTGGAGGTTTTACTCTCCGCTATCTGCTTCTTGCAGCAGCTGTACCTATAGCCTTTTTATAG
- a CDS encoding response regulator transcription factor: MNLLIVDDHEIVRDGLAMILQHAYCIDGVEFASDGYEAMKLVESFPADLILLDLSMPGGLDGFATLEKLRKQLPEAKIVIFSMFDDIGFQKKAYKIGADGYLIKQLKRGDIISSLDHILASNKVFNSMVIGDDSEPESLAKLDLPITNREKEVFFLSVRGYSLKDIAKKLEISVKTVENHRKKIGEKLETSKRHDWVEIARKYNVF, from the coding sequence ATGAATCTGCTGATTGTTGATGACCATGAGATTGTCCGGGATGGTCTCGCGATGATTTTACAGCATGCATATTGTATAGATGGAGTAGAATTTGCTTCTGACGGTTATGAAGCTATGAAATTAGTAGAATCCTTTCCGGCAGATCTAATTCTTCTTGATTTATCCATGCCCGGAGGCTTAGATGGGTTTGCGACACTAGAAAAACTTCGCAAGCAGCTGCCAGAAGCAAAAATCGTCATCTTTTCAATGTTTGATGATATTGGATTTCAAAAAAAAGCATATAAAATTGGAGCAGATGGTTATTTAATCAAACAATTAAAAAGAGGTGACATTATTAGCTCCCTCGATCATATACTTGCCAGCAATAAGGTGTTTAATAGCATGGTAATCGGAGATGACTCTGAACCTGAATCATTGGCTAAGCTGGATCTTCCTATCACAAATCGCGAAAAAGAGGTTTTTTTCCTTTCGGTTAGGGGCTATTCACTCAAGGATATCGCGAAAAAACTAGAGATTTCTGTAAAAACAGTTGAAAATCACCGCAAAAAAATTGGCGAAAAACTAGAAACATCCAAGCGCCATGACTGGGTAGAAATTGCTAGAAAATATAATGTTTTTTAA
- a CDS encoding molybdopterin-dependent oxidoreductase has product MLDSKISRRSFIKASAATTVLASAGTAGFQDWSSKYVKASEKTEIKEIASTCNGCSSKCGIIGHVKNGRLWKLTGHPDHPYSKGKLCARGHGYATLVYSKERLTQPLKRVSEGKFEPISWDQAYKEIADKLNKIIKENGPGVVSLTEDPRATGKFYSPRFIEALGSPNYYTHHVVCSNSRDAGFLHSLGVTATSADIGAAKYIMFIGRSYGDAIRPSSVQSLADAKENGAKIVIVDPRLNNTGNLANEWLAIRPGTDLALVLAMSHVLIKQNLHDTEFINNYSIGFEEYAKELENYTPEWAEKLTGISADTITRIATDMGKAKPKALIEQSWRGAFGCNYENSTETGRAVALFNAMLGNIQKQGGSIIGTKPHLGKLDPAKYPSPKKPELKKAGQEEFPLAYEEQGVATIVAKNAMEGKMKAAIFHHSNPALGYGNPKYMKKAFSKMDLIVTIDVQMSETALLSDYILPDVTYIERDEVIESLSGKTPGIALRQQMVEKVHPKTKPIHQIYSELAKACGFSQYFNFSLDELNEAMLAPTGITYQQLRQKGTIMFPDMTIELGKMPELKTPSKKVEFSSEKFKEAGFSPIVKWDGPKVSPKEDSFRLITGKQAIHSHTQTANTPILMQITKDYDLERIWMNPVRAKDLGIKDGDLVEVKSSEAVSKVRVKVTERIHPEAIFVPSHYGITSPYQKTGVGVGFGYMEHVPFDFEARSGAGNMQEVIVKVRKVKG; this is encoded by the coding sequence ATGCTTGATTCTAAAATATCAAGGCGGAGCTTTATTAAGGCATCTGCTGCAACAACAGTATTAGCATCAGCCGGAACAGCAGGTTTTCAAGATTGGTCAAGTAAGTATGTGAAAGCAAGTGAAAAAACAGAAATTAAAGAAATAGCCAGTACTTGCAATGGCTGTTCAAGTAAATGTGGGATCATTGGTCACGTGAAAAATGGCCGTCTTTGGAAATTAACAGGACACCCTGATCATCCTTATTCAAAAGGAAAGTTATGTGCTAGAGGCCATGGTTATGCAACTCTTGTTTATTCAAAGGAGCGTTTGACACAACCACTTAAGAGAGTAAGTGAAGGGAAATTCGAACCAATTTCCTGGGATCAGGCATATAAGGAAATTGCAGATAAACTAAATAAAATCATAAAGGAAAATGGACCTGGAGTTGTATCATTAACAGAGGATCCAAGGGCCACAGGTAAGTTCTACTCACCAAGATTTATTGAAGCTCTTGGCTCACCGAACTACTACACCCACCATGTAGTTTGTTCTAATTCACGTGATGCAGGCTTCCTGCACTCATTAGGTGTTACGGCAACAAGCGCAGATATCGGCGCTGCAAAATATATAATGTTTATTGGAAGAAGCTACGGAGACGCAATCCGACCAAGCTCAGTACAGTCACTTGCTGATGCAAAAGAAAATGGGGCAAAAATTGTCATTGTAGACCCACGACTAAACAACACCGGGAACTTGGCAAATGAATGGTTAGCAATACGCCCTGGAACTGACCTTGCGCTTGTACTGGCAATGTCACATGTATTAATCAAACAAAATCTTCACGATACTGAATTTATCAATAATTATTCCATTGGTTTTGAAGAATATGCAAAGGAACTTGAAAATTATACCCCAGAATGGGCTGAAAAATTAACAGGTATCAGCGCTGATACGATTACTAGAATAGCCACTGATATGGGGAAAGCAAAGCCAAAAGCATTAATTGAACAGTCTTGGCGGGGTGCCTTTGGCTGTAACTATGAAAATAGTACAGAAACTGGCCGAGCGGTTGCATTATTTAATGCGATGCTTGGAAACATTCAAAAACAAGGCGGCAGTATTATTGGAACAAAACCGCATTTAGGTAAGCTTGATCCTGCTAAATATCCAAGCCCTAAAAAACCTGAACTCAAAAAAGCGGGACAAGAGGAGTTCCCACTTGCCTATGAAGAACAAGGTGTAGCAACAATTGTGGCTAAAAATGCGATGGAAGGCAAGATGAAAGCTGCTATTTTTCATCATTCCAATCCAGCGCTTGGTTATGGAAATCCAAAATACATGAAAAAGGCTTTTTCCAAGATGGACCTTATTGTCACAATCGATGTTCAGATGTCTGAAACGGCATTACTTTCAGATTATATCCTTCCTGATGTGACATATATTGAACGTGATGAAGTGATTGAGAGTTTATCTGGCAAGACACCAGGAATAGCCTTAAGACAGCAGATGGTTGAAAAAGTCCATCCAAAAACAAAACCAATCCACCAGATCTATTCAGAGCTTGCAAAAGCTTGTGGATTTAGTCAATATTTCAACTTTAGCCTTGATGAATTGAATGAAGCAATGCTTGCTCCAACTGGAATTACCTATCAACAATTGAGACAAAAAGGAACGATTATGTTTCCAGATATGACGATTGAGCTTGGGAAAATGCCTGAGCTAAAAACACCATCTAAAAAAGTGGAATTCTCTAGTGAAAAATTTAAGGAAGCAGGCTTCTCACCAATTGTAAAATGGGATGGACCGAAGGTCAGCCCGAAAGAGGATTCATTCCGTTTGATCACAGGAAAACAGGCGATTCATAGCCATACACAAACAGCAAATACGCCTATTTTGATGCAAATAACAAAGGATTATGACCTTGAAAGAATTTGGATGAATCCAGTTCGTGCCAAAGACCTTGGAATCAAGGATGGAGATCTAGTTGAGGTAAAGTCAAGCGAGGCGGTTAGTAAAGTCAGAGTAAAAGTGACAGAAAGGATCCATCCTGAAGCTATTTTTGTACCAAGCCATTATGGCATTACATCTCCATATCAGAAGACAGGAGTAGGAGTTGGCTTTGGTTATATGGAGCATGTACCATTTGATTTCGAGGCAAGGAGCGGGGCAGGAAATATGCAAGAAGTAATTGTTAAAGTAAGGAAGGTGAAGGGCTGA
- a CDS encoding MFS transporter, with protein sequence MSTIIADASMKKAQEYSVKKAVPITLLLFLLCLIIDNSFKIISVDMAKDFHISATTVSWQATLAGLVIGIGAVVYAALADSISIRKLFSVGIILICVGSVMGYIFQHSFLLVVISRIIQTAGLASAETLYVIFVTKHLPANEQKKFLGLSTSSFALSQLIGALTGGYVSTYFHWTTLFLLSLVTLFTLPFILKYLPKENRKNSNVDVLGLFLVGIISASLLLYITDFNWMYLLLFIVAITLFLTYISKSSKAFIGISFFKNKQFISLLGVAFVIYSVQLAYIFLFPFLLEKIYGLKLDTISLLLIPGYIAATTVGALSGKFAKVLGSKQCITIAMSSIIFSLLLGGFFVQTSVVVFVISMILFSSSFAFMYAPLLDSCICTIEKEKTGTAIGFYNLTLNVAMSIGIAYTAAMMDHSAMRQSFLGIISNSDASMYSNILFILVLITLFSLSMYWVLVGRKATK encoded by the coding sequence ATGTCTACAATAATTGCAGATGCAAGCATGAAGAAAGCTCAGGAATATAGTGTTAAGAAAGCAGTACCTATTACATTATTGTTATTTCTATTATGTTTGATAATTGACAATTCGTTTAAGATTATTTCGGTTGATATGGCAAAGGATTTTCACATTTCAGCGACAACAGTTAGCTGGCAAGCAACCCTAGCTGGCCTTGTGATTGGAATTGGGGCAGTGGTTTACGCAGCTTTGGCGGATTCCATTAGTATCAGAAAACTTTTTAGCGTAGGTATTATTTTAATATGTGTCGGTTCAGTCATGGGGTATATTTTTCAACACTCGTTTTTACTAGTTGTTATCTCACGAATTATCCAAACTGCAGGTTTAGCATCAGCTGAAACATTATATGTTATCTTTGTAACAAAACATTTACCTGCAAATGAACAAAAGAAATTTTTAGGATTAAGTACAAGTAGTTTTGCTCTTTCACAGCTTATTGGTGCATTAACTGGAGGTTATGTTTCTACGTACTTCCATTGGACAACTCTATTTTTACTTTCTTTAGTAACACTTTTCACCCTTCCATTTATTTTAAAATATCTTCCTAAGGAAAATAGGAAAAACAGTAATGTAGATGTATTAGGATTATTTCTAGTTGGAATCATTTCAGCATCCCTGCTGCTATATATTACCGATTTCAATTGGATGTACCTTCTCTTGTTTATCGTCGCAATTACCTTGTTCCTTACTTATATTAGCAAGAGCTCAAAAGCTTTTATCGGAATATCATTCTTTAAAAATAAACAGTTTATCTCATTGCTTGGAGTTGCTTTTGTAATTTATTCTGTACAGTTAGCATATATTTTCTTATTTCCATTCTTGCTTGAAAAGATTTATGGTTTGAAGCTAGATACCATTTCACTATTATTGATTCCGGGTTATATAGCCGCTACTACAGTTGGGGCTCTTTCTGGAAAATTTGCGAAGGTTCTAGGAAGCAAGCAATGTATTACGATCGCTATGTCTAGTATTATTTTCAGCTTATTATTAGGCGGTTTCTTTGTACAAACTTCTGTTGTTGTATTCGTGATATCGATGATCTTATTCTCTAGTTCATTCGCGTTCATGTATGCACCATTACTTGATTCTTGCATTTGTACGATTGAAAAAGAAAAAACAGGAACAGCAATCGGATTTTATAATTTAACGCTTAATGTTGCTATGTCAATCGGAATTGCCTATACAGCAGCAATGATGGACCATTCCGCAATGCGTCAAAGCTTCCTAGGGATTATAAGCAATTCGGATGCTTCCATGTATAGTAATATCCTTTTCATTCTCGTACTCATTACCCTTTTCAGTTTATCTATGTACTGGGTATTAGTAGGACGAAAAGCGACAAAATAA
- a CDS encoding 4Fe-4S binding protein has translation MSLLTHWLESLSYELSATEKCLRKISPFSTCTICQDSCEVQAITYKNGGPIIDHNVCNGCGRCITTCPVQSLQGQSPIRNILNGVLILDGGPLPTETELLHLYKCGIRKISVTMPDTKVTGIIDETNGLLEKMNMEPFVSVPVPDPAVRDTLTLTRRGLFSKLTFESKKLALTTIAPAKWHFNQDKFRRSNLFEGWSFFTIALNTESCTLCETCFRLCPGQVFSIQGNSLNIDSEKCLGCSLCLDVCHNDAIKVKSNVQTSKINTFSIVNSKCKTCGGDFLSWTDEEICKSCESSKKNNILNFL, from the coding sequence ATGTCATTATTGACACACTGGCTAGAAAGTCTTAGCTATGAACTGAGTGCTACGGAAAAATGCCTTCGAAAAATTAGTCCATTCAGTACATGTACTATTTGCCAAGATAGCTGTGAGGTACAGGCGATAACATATAAAAATGGAGGTCCGATCATCGACCACAACGTTTGTAACGGCTGTGGACGCTGTATTACCACTTGCCCTGTTCAGTCACTACAAGGGCAATCACCGATAAGGAATATCCTAAATGGTGTATTAATTCTAGATGGTGGACCGCTTCCGACAGAAACAGAGCTACTCCACTTATATAAATGTGGAATTCGAAAGATTTCTGTTACCATGCCAGACACTAAAGTGACAGGGATCATTGATGAAACAAACGGGCTTTTAGAAAAGATGAACATGGAGCCATTCGTATCAGTTCCAGTACCAGATCCTGCTGTTCGTGATACTCTAACACTTACAAGACGAGGTTTGTTTAGTAAGCTTACATTTGAAAGCAAAAAGCTTGCATTAACCACCATTGCACCAGCTAAATGGCACTTTAATCAGGATAAATTCAGACGGTCAAACTTGTTTGAAGGCTGGTCTTTTTTTACGATTGCTCTAAATACTGAGTCTTGTACACTTTGTGAAACCTGTTTTCGGTTATGCCCCGGGCAAGTATTTTCCATCCAAGGAAATAGCCTTAACATCGATAGTGAAAAATGCTTAGGCTGTTCACTTTGTCTTGATGTGTGTCATAATGATGCGATAAAGGTGAAGTCGAATGTCCAAACATCTAAGATAAATACCTTCTCTATTGTTAATAGCAAGTGTAAAACCTGCGGCGGTGATTTTCTTAGTTGGACGGACGAAGAAATATGTAAAAGTTGTGAAAGCAGTAAGAAAAACAATATCTTGAATTTTTTATAA
- a CDS encoding ATP-binding protein, whose protein sequence is MKLPEHFFEEIIHFAPNGIIIMDKDRTIHYINESAKSMCGWQMGDSVPYCSYCQQREIEEGENRCILTAEDPVPFFHSHMAVYSGMEEEFEMSLKKMNSNNEDYYILQLRRPIENEISKKAKFNELLVQETMLAQEAERRKIARELHDHIGQSVYSIFLGLEGIKPYVNNKAYESHLSKMITGMEKTLNDIKCLSKNLRSETVDHLGLKDALYEAVRDWEELYQIDIQFIMDTKINDSFDREKELHFFRIIQEGVNNAVRHGNATSVSIHIKSFNQYLYFYIHDNGDGFDLNTEKSNGLGLKHMYERSKMLGGAIKWISKKGGPTKVEGVVSINKNEGDDEYESADC, encoded by the coding sequence ATGAAATTACCTGAACATTTCTTTGAAGAAATTATCCACTTTGCACCCAATGGGATTATTATTATGGACAAAGATAGAACCATCCATTACATAAATGAGTCTGCAAAATCGATGTGCGGATGGCAGATGGGTGATTCAGTTCCTTACTGTTCTTATTGCCAGCAAAGGGAAATAGAGGAAGGAGAGAATCGCTGTATTCTTACCGCTGAAGATCCAGTACCCTTTTTCCATTCTCATATGGCCGTTTATTCCGGAATGGAAGAAGAGTTTGAAATGTCATTAAAAAAGATGAACAGTAATAATGAAGATTACTATATTCTTCAATTACGGAGACCAATAGAAAATGAAATTAGCAAAAAAGCAAAATTTAATGAACTGCTTGTTCAGGAGACCATGCTGGCTCAGGAGGCTGAGCGAAGAAAGATTGCCCGAGAGTTACATGACCACATTGGGCAGAGTGTTTATAGTATTTTTCTCGGACTCGAAGGTATTAAACCATATGTTAACAATAAAGCATACGAAAGCCATCTTTCCAAAATGATAACTGGTATGGAAAAAACGTTAAATGATATTAAATGCTTATCCAAAAATCTTAGATCAGAAACCGTAGATCACCTTGGTTTAAAGGATGCACTATATGAAGCAGTCCGAGATTGGGAAGAGCTTTATCAAATCGATATTCAGTTTATTATGGACACAAAAATTAATGATAGCTTTGATAGGGAAAAGGAGTTACATTTTTTTCGAATCATTCAAGAGGGTGTTAACAATGCTGTTCGCCATGGAAATGCTACTTCTGTCTCGATCCATATTAAATCATTCAATCAATATCTTTACTTCTACATCCATGACAATGGGGATGGCTTCGATTTGAATACAGAGAAAAGTAATGGGCTTGGATTAAAGCATATGTATGAGAGAAGCAAAATGTTAGGGGGGGCCATAAAATGGATCAGCAAAAAAGGCGGTCCAACTAAGGTCGAAGGGGTTGTTTCAATTAATAAAAACGAAGGAGACGATGAATATGAATCTGCTGATTGTTGA